From the Primulina tabacum isolate GXHZ01 chromosome 3, ASM2559414v2, whole genome shotgun sequence genome, one window contains:
- the LOC142540187 gene encoding putative catabolite repression protein creC isoform X2, with the protein MMNSATSNNMMSSASASGNNAQSPGLKTYFKTPEGKYKLQYEKTHPAIGQQYSQGKTVVQVTLAHLKDKPMQTPSQLSSSLGVSSGVRSAATRLWSGGNGSKALSFVGANGGKSGSGTSSRIGSLGASSSNNVVGNSNFDGKGTYLVFNAGDSVFISDLNSQDKDPIKCMQFNNVYPVCHAYDPNAKDGHDLLIGLSTGDVYSVSLREQLQDVGKKLVGAQHYNKDGSVNNSRCTCAAWIPNSDGSFVVAHADGNMYVYEKNKDSSGDPSFHVIKDPAQFSVSHARYSKNPVARWHISHCSINGIAFSSDGSYIATVGRDGYLRVFDYKNEQLICGGKSYYGALLCCAWSMDGKYILTGGEDDLVQVWSMEDRKIVAWGEGHNSWVSGVSFDSYWLAPNSDGVAENVVYRFGSVGQDTQLLLWDLEMDELVVPVRRPPGGSPTFGTGSQSAHWDGAYPVGTLRPAPSMRDIPKLSPLVAHRVHTEPLSGLIFTQESVLTCSRDGHIKIWTRPGSPESQSNNSDSILTASLKEKPSISSGNVVSPHFKQ; encoded by the exons ATGATGAACTCTGCGACGAGTAATAATATGATGTCTTCAGCATCCGCGTCTGGGAACAACGCACAGTCGCCGGGTTTGAAGACTTATTTCAAGACCCCAGAAGGCAAATACAAGCTTCAGTATGAGAAGACCCACCCAGCGATTGGTCAACAGTATTCCCAAGGAAAAACTGTCGTTCAG GTTACGCTGGCTCACCTCAAGGATAAGCCAATGCAGACACCATCACAGTTATCCTCAAGTTTGGGTGTTAGCAGTGGCGTGAGGTCAGCGGCAACAAGGTTATGGAGTGGTGGAAATGGAAGTAAGGCCCTTAGTTTTGTCGGAGCAAATGGAGGTAAGTCTGGCAGTGGCACTAGTAGTAGAATAGGATCATTAGGTGCGTCAAGTTCGAATAATGTGGTTGGGAATTCAAACTTCGATGGTAAGGGGACTTACTTGGTGTTCAACGCCGGTGATTCAGTTTTCATCAGCGACTTAAATTCGCAGGATAAG GATCCTATAAAGTGTATGCAGTTTAATAACGTATATCCGGTTTGTCATGCATATGACCCTAATGCAAAAGACGGGCATGATTTGCTTATTGGTTTAAGCACTGGAGATG TCTATTCAGTGTCACTAAGAGAACAACTACAAGATGTTGGGAAGAAGCTTGTTGGGgctcaacattataataaagaTGGTTCTGTTAATAACAG TCGTTGCACATGTGCTGCATGGATTCCCAACAGTGATGGATCATTTGTAGTTGCTCACGCAGATGGAAatatgtatgtttatgaaaag AACAAAGATAGTTCTGGCGATCCTTCATTCCACGTGATCAAGGACCCGGCTCAATTTTCTGTCTCACATGCACGCTACAGTAAG AATCCTGTTGCTAGATGGCATATATCCCATTGTTCAATAAATGGCATTGCTTTTTCAAGTGATGGATCTTATATAGCAACCGTCGGAAGGGATG GTTATCTTCGAGTCTTTGACTACAAAAATGAACAACTTATATGTGGTGGAAAAAGCTATTATGGTGCTTTACTATGTTGTGCTTGGAG TATGGATGGAAAATACATTTTGACCGGAGGTGAAGATGACCTAGTTCAAGTTTGGAGCATGGAAGATCGGAAGATTGTGGCATGGGGCGAGGGACACAACTCATGG GTTAGCGGTGtgtcatttgattcatattggTTGGCACCAAATTCTGATGGTGTAGCTGAAAATGTTGTATACCGTTTTGGCTCAGTTGGTCAG GACACACAATTACTTCTATGGGATCTTGAAATGGATGAACTTGTGGTACCAGTGCGGCGTCCCCCTGGTGGGTCCCCCACTTTCGGTACCGGAAGCCAGTCAGCTCACTGGGATGGTGCTTACCCTGTTGGCACCTTGCGACCTGCTCCAAGCATGAGAGACATCCCAAAACTCTCTCCACTAGTCGCTCATCGTGTTCACACAGAACCCCTTTCTGGTTTGATATTCACTCAAGAATCTGTTCTTACTTGTAGCCGGGATGGACACATAAAAATTTGGACGAGACCTGGTTCCCCTGAGAGCCAATCGAACAACTCTGATTCCATCTTAACTGCAAGCTTGAAAGAAAAGCCGTCAATATCATCGGGGAATGTGGTAAGTCCTCATTTCAAACAATGA
- the LOC142540189 gene encoding DNA-binding protein S1FA-like — protein sequence MDYEPDFDDRVPPSFDRMKNIAQDIEAKGFNPGLIVLLVVGGLLLAFLIGNYALYTYAQKNLPQKKKKPVSKKKMKKERLKQGVSAPGE from the exons ATGGATTACGAACCAGATTTTGACGATCGCGTGCCTCCGTCTTTTGATCGAATG AAAAATATTGCCCAGGACATTGAAGCCAAGGGATTCAACCCAGGCTTAATTGTCCTGCTTGTCGTAGGTGGGCTGCTCTTAGCATTCCTTATTGGAAACTATGCTCTCTACACATACGCCCAGAAAAACCTCCCTCAGAAGAAAAAGAAGCCTGTTTCaaaaaagaagatgaagaagGAAAGGCTGAAGCAAGGAGTATCGGCTCCAGGAGAATAG
- the LOC142540186 gene encoding large ribosomal subunit protein uL11-like — protein MPPKFDPSQVVDVFVRVTGGEVGAASSLAPKIGPLGLSPKKIGEDIAKETAKDWKGLRVTVKLTVQNRQAKVTVVPSAAALVIKALKEPERDRKKTKNIKHNGNISLDDVIEIAKVMRSRSMAKDLSGTVKEILGTCVSVGCTVDGKDPKDLQQEISDGDVEIPLD, from the coding sequence ATGCCGCCGAAGTTCGACCCGAGCCAGGTAGTGGACGTGTTTGTCCGGGTTACCGGCGGTGAGGTCGGGGCGGCCAGCTCCCTCGCACCTAAGATAGGTCCCCTCGGTCTCTCTCCCAAGAAGATCGGTGAGGATATCGCGAAGGAAACTGCCAAAGACTGGAAGGGCCTTCGCGTTACCGTTAAGCTCACTGTCCAGAATCGACAGGCAAAGGTTACCGTCGTCCCATCCGCCGCCGCACTCGTCATCAAGGCGCTCAAGGAACCGGAACGCGATCGCAAGAAGACGAAGAACATCAAGCACAACGGCAACATCTCTCTCGATGACGTCATCGAGATTGCCAAAGTAATGAGGTCACGCTCGATGGCTAAGGATTTGAGTGGCACAGTAAAGGAGATACTCGGGACATGTGTTTCCGTTGGATGTACGGTGGATGGAAAGGATCCTAAGGATCTTCAGCAGGAGATTTCCGATGGGGATGTCGAGATTCCACTGGATTGA
- the LOC142538965 gene encoding uncharacterized protein LOC142538965, with the protein MGRAQRRQILKTLGFVMLLGIAVYFMLWTVDYRNSSGDTELLRRQFDLANREAMDESAEWRRRYDAEVEKAGRCSKKLNELQSSTGESGEVSRTLKKKMEFLQKENMDLLERVELMKQELEAEKLRCSVQ; encoded by the exons atggGGAGAGCACAGAGGagacaaattttaaaaactttagGGTTCGTAATGCTTTTGGGAATTGCCGTTTACTTCATGCTTTGGACTGTCGATTATCGTAACTCCTCTGGTGATACTGAATTACTGAG GAGACAATTTGATCTTGCTAACAGAGAAGCGATGGATGAATCTGCAGAGTGGAGACGGAGATATGATGCTGAGGTAGAGAAGGCCGGTAGGTGTTCCAAGAAGCTGAATGAA CTTCAAAGTTCTACTGGAGAATCGGGTGAAGTATCCAGAACTCTGAAGAAGAAAATGGAGTTTCTGCAAAAG GAAAACATGGATTTACTTGAACGGGTCGAGTTAATGAAACAAGAGCTTGAAGCTGAGAAATTGAGATGTAGCGTGCAATAG
- the LOC142540187 gene encoding putative catabolite repression protein creC isoform X1, with protein sequence MMNSATSNNMMSSASASGNNAQSPGLKTYFKTPEGKYKLQYEKTHPAIGQQYSQGKTVVQVVGQVTLAHLKDKPMQTPSQLSSSLGVSSGVRSAATRLWSGGNGSKALSFVGANGGKSGSGTSSRIGSLGASSSNNVVGNSNFDGKGTYLVFNAGDSVFISDLNSQDKDPIKCMQFNNVYPVCHAYDPNAKDGHDLLIGLSTGDVYSVSLREQLQDVGKKLVGAQHYNKDGSVNNSRCTCAAWIPNSDGSFVVAHADGNMYVYEKNKDSSGDPSFHVIKDPAQFSVSHARYSKNPVARWHISHCSINGIAFSSDGSYIATVGRDGYLRVFDYKNEQLICGGKSYYGALLCCAWSMDGKYILTGGEDDLVQVWSMEDRKIVAWGEGHNSWVSGVSFDSYWLAPNSDGVAENVVYRFGSVGQDTQLLLWDLEMDELVVPVRRPPGGSPTFGTGSQSAHWDGAYPVGTLRPAPSMRDIPKLSPLVAHRVHTEPLSGLIFTQESVLTCSRDGHIKIWTRPGSPESQSNNSDSILTASLKEKPSISSGNVVSPHFKQ encoded by the exons ATGATGAACTCTGCGACGAGTAATAATATGATGTCTTCAGCATCCGCGTCTGGGAACAACGCACAGTCGCCGGGTTTGAAGACTTATTTCAAGACCCCAGAAGGCAAATACAAGCTTCAGTATGAGAAGACCCACCCAGCGATTGGTCAACAGTATTCCCAAGGAAAAACTGTCGTTCAG GTTGTTGGTCAGGTTACGCTGGCTCACCTCAAGGATAAGCCAATGCAGACACCATCACAGTTATCCTCAAGTTTGGGTGTTAGCAGTGGCGTGAGGTCAGCGGCAACAAGGTTATGGAGTGGTGGAAATGGAAGTAAGGCCCTTAGTTTTGTCGGAGCAAATGGAGGTAAGTCTGGCAGTGGCACTAGTAGTAGAATAGGATCATTAGGTGCGTCAAGTTCGAATAATGTGGTTGGGAATTCAAACTTCGATGGTAAGGGGACTTACTTGGTGTTCAACGCCGGTGATTCAGTTTTCATCAGCGACTTAAATTCGCAGGATAAG GATCCTATAAAGTGTATGCAGTTTAATAACGTATATCCGGTTTGTCATGCATATGACCCTAATGCAAAAGACGGGCATGATTTGCTTATTGGTTTAAGCACTGGAGATG TCTATTCAGTGTCACTAAGAGAACAACTACAAGATGTTGGGAAGAAGCTTGTTGGGgctcaacattataataaagaTGGTTCTGTTAATAACAG TCGTTGCACATGTGCTGCATGGATTCCCAACAGTGATGGATCATTTGTAGTTGCTCACGCAGATGGAAatatgtatgtttatgaaaag AACAAAGATAGTTCTGGCGATCCTTCATTCCACGTGATCAAGGACCCGGCTCAATTTTCTGTCTCACATGCACGCTACAGTAAG AATCCTGTTGCTAGATGGCATATATCCCATTGTTCAATAAATGGCATTGCTTTTTCAAGTGATGGATCTTATATAGCAACCGTCGGAAGGGATG GTTATCTTCGAGTCTTTGACTACAAAAATGAACAACTTATATGTGGTGGAAAAAGCTATTATGGTGCTTTACTATGTTGTGCTTGGAG TATGGATGGAAAATACATTTTGACCGGAGGTGAAGATGACCTAGTTCAAGTTTGGAGCATGGAAGATCGGAAGATTGTGGCATGGGGCGAGGGACACAACTCATGG GTTAGCGGTGtgtcatttgattcatattggTTGGCACCAAATTCTGATGGTGTAGCTGAAAATGTTGTATACCGTTTTGGCTCAGTTGGTCAG GACACACAATTACTTCTATGGGATCTTGAAATGGATGAACTTGTGGTACCAGTGCGGCGTCCCCCTGGTGGGTCCCCCACTTTCGGTACCGGAAGCCAGTCAGCTCACTGGGATGGTGCTTACCCTGTTGGCACCTTGCGACCTGCTCCAAGCATGAGAGACATCCCAAAACTCTCTCCACTAGTCGCTCATCGTGTTCACACAGAACCCCTTTCTGGTTTGATATTCACTCAAGAATCTGTTCTTACTTGTAGCCGGGATGGACACATAAAAATTTGGACGAGACCTGGTTCCCCTGAGAGCCAATCGAACAACTCTGATTCCATCTTAACTGCAAGCTTGAAAGAAAAGCCGTCAATATCATCGGGGAATGTGGTAAGTCCTCATTTCAAACAATGA
- the LOC142538397 gene encoding protein S40-4-like, whose protein sequence is MAAERSHRYLGSGADQLNPASGGDQFEFDEADIWNVGEIILSEGGKTVLSSSRTLRIPARRRVDVDRLPVGSKSLPVNIPNWFKIVHSECGTRASDRGGDREGDEEGGNDHKIPPHEYLARTRVASMSVHEGVGRTLKGRDLSNLRNAVLKKTGIED, encoded by the coding sequence ATGGCAGCTGAGAGGAGCCACCGCTATCTTGGCAGCGGCGCCGATCAGCTCAACCCTGCATCGGGCGGAGATCAATTCGAATTCGACGAAGCTGACATCTGGAACGTCGGAGAAATCATTCTATCCGAAGGCGGCAAAACTGTACTTTCAAGCTCGCGTACACTTCGAATACCGGCGAGGAGGCGTGTTGATGTGGATCGGTTGCCCGTAGGATCGAAATCTCTGCCAGTAAATATCCCGAACTGGTTCAAAATCGTCCATAGCGAGTGTGGAACCCGCGCCAGTGATCGGGGAGGAGATCGCGAAGGCGACGAGGAGGGCGGAAACGATCACAAAATACCTCCACACGAGTATTTGGCAAGGACAAGAGTCGCTTCCATGTCCGTGCACGAGGGGGTAGGCAGGACGTTGAAAGGGAGGGATTTGAGTAACTTGCGAAACGCGGTTCTGAAGAAAACCGGCATCGAAGACTAA